In one Gossypium hirsutum isolate 1008001.06 chromosome D09, Gossypium_hirsutum_v2.1, whole genome shotgun sequence genomic region, the following are encoded:
- the LOC107891761 gene encoding protein STICHEL-like 3, producing the protein MTRVIGDRILKDANGDISGHLRNHIHLTNCIHLKNHMHKHSPMLADRSLMRDLMVLRRSRSLRDPSASPQSWQSPPVVDLVSKNDDDEGIERHRDERMLSVSSPPLVNFANSKVVPVEVNEGEPAISDHSSKTGTRDSRKIRREEASRRSGRVDLYGENKEPEGFTSRNSGRKDRKSRKQKGKQTQGVRLKALSEKLNYPPLDSDDVASSNIHLRGRHFRPEKPSVEPEVSIRGLSRVKRCKFRGARRACTASSFREVGGPNELSVASNSFAQGSVYPKYGAEEEEEEKEYDERNVTQTPNCGIPFNWSRIHHRGKSFLDIAGRHFSCGLSDTKLRKGGAGPNGRNVTGMPVESDQSSSSAKPNAEVLPLLVEASGSQDSAANAGWSNDYSGELGIFADNLLKRNVDSDLASEAGYGDKRKLSRNLHGRHQNLTQKYIPRTFRDLVGQNLVSQALSNAVVRRKVGLLYIFYGPHGTGKTSCARIFARALNCQSLEQPKPCGFCNSCISHDKGKSQNIREVGPVGNFDFEGIMDQLDNMTITRLPSQYRVFIFDDCDSLSTDCWSAISKVIDRVPRRIVFIFVSSSLDILPHIIVSRCQKFFFPKLKDADIIYALQRIASREDIEIEKDALKLIASLSDGSLRDAEMTLEQLSLLGQRISVPLVQELVGLISDEKLVDLLDLALSADTVNTIKSLRVIMETGVEPLALMSQLATVITDVLAGSYDFSQERHRRKFFRRQPLSKEDMEKLRQALKTLSEAEKQLRMSNDKLTWLTAALLQLAPDQQYILPISSSDTSSRHSPLPLNDLGGREIVRKGGELVELRNNNTRVLSTNARPENLYAGSSADFETSIMKGKRHAFAGMAPQSVAENHNGTEGIWLEVLQKIQDDSLKEFLYREGKLISVNLGAAPTIRLTFSSQVTKSKAEKFRGHILQAFESVLGSPVTIEIRCEAKKDVYHGLLDIPPSGDGPSQIVMDPESNSRNRMPSASFGDISKKPMRDSDAGVSPQAQLLHHESLEARRSEIVVIPTSLRKAKDNEHASNVESNRIDSTVADAAAYRKSTSASTSGRRKAGELSQSHSIVRSKVSLAHVIQHAEGRKQRNEWSKHNAMSIAEQLEKENLRLEPRSRSLLCWKASRVTRRKLSRLKTRTRRPHPILKLVLCGKCLSSKSSRR; encoded by the exons ATGACCAGGGTGATTGGAGATAGGATACTTAAGGATGCCAATGGTGATATCAGTGGTCATCTACGAAACCATATTCATTTGACTAATTGTATTCACTTGAAGAATCATATGCATAAACATAGTCCTATGTTGGCTGACCGATCACTTATGAGGGACCTTATGGTCCTTCGAAGATCCCGGTCCCTTAGGGACCCTTCTGCCAGTCCTCAATCATGGCAGTCACCTCCTGTTGTTGATTTGGTTTCGAAGAACGATGATGATGAGGGCATTGAGAGGCACAGGGATGAAAGGATGCTTTCGGTAAGTTCACCGCCTTTAGTTAATTTCGCAAATTCGAAAGTTGTTCCAGTTGAGGTCAATGAAGGTGAACCTGCAATTAGTGATCATAGTAGTAAGACTGGAACTAGAGATAGTAGAAAAATTAGGAGAGAAGAAGCTAGTAGGCGAAGTGGTAGGGTTGATCTTTATGGTGAAAATAAGGAGCCTGAAGGGTTTACCTCGCGTAATTCGGGACGGAAGGATAGGAAGAGTAGAAAACAAAAGGGGAAGCAAACACAAGGTGTTCGACTTAAGGCTCTATCTGAGAAGTTGAATTATCCTCCGTTGGATAGTGATGATGTGGCATCTTCAAATATCCACCTTCGTGGAAGGCATTTTAGACCGGAGAAACCCAGTGTGGAACCTGAAGTCAGCATTCGTGGATTAAGCAGGGTGAAAAGATGCAAATTTCGAGGGGCAAGAAGAGCTTGCACTGCCTCATCTTTTAGAGAGGTGGGTGGTCCAAATGAGTTGTCTGTGGCTTCTAACTCATTTGCTCAGGGTTCAGTGTACCCAAAGTATGGTgcggaagaagaagaagaagaaaaagaatatgATGAGCGAAATGTCACTCAGACGCCTAATTGTGGGATCCCTTTTAATTGGTCGAGAATTCATCATAGGGGCAAATCTTTCCTTGACATTGCAGGAAGGCATTTCTCTTGTGGTTTATCAGACACTAAGCTAAGGAAAGGTGGGGCAGGTCCCAATGGAAGAAACGTTACCGGAATGCCTGTGGAATCCGATCAATCAAGCTCATCTGCAAAACCCAATGCTGAGGTGCTGCCCCTTCTGGTTGAGGCATCTGGATCTCAGGACAGTGCAGCGAATGCTGGTTGGTCGAATGACTATTCAGGGGAGCTTGGTATATTTGCTGATAATTTATTGAAGCGCAATGTTGATTCTGACCTTGCTTCTGAAGCTGGATATGGTGATAAACGCAAATTAAGCCGGAACCTTCATGGCAGGCACCAAAATCTGACTCAGAAATACATACCGAGAACTTTTAGAGACCTTGTTGGACAAAATTTAGTATCACAAGCCCTTTCAAATGCTGTCGTGAGAAGGAAGGTAGGATTACTATATATCTTTTATGGACCTCATGGAACCGGAAAAACTTCATGTGCTCGGATTTTTGCTAGAGCTTTGAATTGTCAGTCACTTGAACAACCCAAACCCTGTGGCTTTTGCAATTCTTGTATCTCACATGACAAGGGGAAGAGTCAAAATATAAGGGAAGTTGGTCCTGTTGGTAATTTTGACTTTGAGGGTATTATGGATCAACTTGATAATATGACAATCACTCGGCTGCCTTCACAGTACAGAGTTTTTATATTCGACGACTGCGATAGTTTGTCCACTGATTGTTGGAGTGCCATATCAAAGGTCATTGATCGAGTGCCAAGGCGTATAGTTTTCATTTTTGTCAGTTCAAGTCTTGATATTCTGCCTCATATAATCGTGTCCAGGTGTCAGAAATTTTTTTTCCCGAAACTGAAGGATGCAGATATCATTTATGCATTGCAACGGATTGCATCCAGGGAGGAtattgaaatcgagaaagatgcTCTGAAACTGATTGCATCGCTATCGGATGGGTCTCTGAGGGATGCTGAGATGACACTAGAGCAGCTGTCTTTGCTTGGGCAAAGAATTTCTGTTCCTCTGGTCCAGGAACTG GTCGGTCTTATCTCTGACGAAAAGTTGGTTGATCTTCTTGATCTAGCATTATCTGCGGATACAGTAAACACCATAAAGAGCTTGAGGGTGATAATGGAAACTGGTGTGGAGCCTTTAGCATTGATGTCACAACTTGCTACAGTGATAACCGATGTTCTTGCTGGCAGTTATGATTTCTCTCAAGAAAGGCACAGAAGGAAGTTCTTTCGACGACAGCCAT TGTCCAAAGAAGATATGGAGAAACTACGACAAGCATTGAAAACGTTATCTGAGGCTGAAAAACAACTGAGGATGTCAAATGACAAATTAACATGGTTAACGGCAGCTTTGCTTCAGCTTGCTCCTGATCAGCAGTATATATTGCCTATTTCTTCTTCTGATACCAGTTCTCGTCATAGTCCATTGCCTCTAAATGATTTGGGTGGAAGAGAAATAGTCCGTAAAGGTGGTGAGCTTGTCGAGCTGCGTAATAACAACACTAGAGTGTTGTCAACGAATGCTAGGCCTGAAAATCTCTATGCCGGAAGTTCAGCGGATTTTGAAACCAGTATCATGAAGGGTAAGAGACATGCTTTTGCTGGGATGGCTCCTCAAAGTGTTGCAGAAAATCACAACGGAACTGAAGGAATTTGGTTGGAAGTGCTCCAAAAGATTCAAGATGATAGTCTGAAAGAGTTTTTATATCGAGAAGGAAAGTTGATCTCTGTCAATCTTGGAGCAG CTCCAACTATCCGGTTGACGTTCAGTTCACAGGTGACTAAATCTAAGGCGGAGAAATTTAGGGGGCATATTTTACAAGCATTCGAGTCAGTTCTTGGTTCTCCTGTGACAATCGAAATTAGATGTGAGGCAAAGAAAGATGTCTATCATGGACTTCTTGATATACCACCTTCAGGGGATGGTCCATCTCAAATAGTCATGGATCCGGAGTCTAATTCCAGAAATAGGATGCCTAGTGCATCTTTTGGTGATATTAGCAAAAAGCCTATGAGAGATAGTGATGCCGGGGTCAGCCCCCAAGCTCAGCTGTTGCACCATGAATCTCTTGAAGCCAGACGGAGTGAAATTGTTGTAATACCAACTTCTCTACGAAAAGCGAAGGATAATGAACATGCCAGCAACGTAGAATCTAACCGAATAGATTCAACGGTGGCCGATGCTGCAGCTTATAGGAAATCGACATCAGCATCTACCTCGGGAAGACGGAAAGCTGGGGAGCTAAGTCAGAGTCATAGCATTGTTCGAAGTAAGGTATCCCTTGCACACGTAATTCAGCATGCCGAAGGACGTAAGCAGCGAAATGAATGGTCAAAGCACAATGCAATGTCCATTGCTGAGCAGCTTGAAAAGGAAAACCT GAGATTGGAACCTAGGTCAAGAAGCTTGCTTTGCTGGAAAGCATCTAGAGTAACTCGTCGGAAG CTCTCTCGATTGAAGACTCGGACACGAAGACCACATCCAATATTGAAGCTTGTATTGTGTGGAAAATGTCTCTCTTCAAAATCTTCTAG ACGTTGA